Sequence from the Methanosarcina siciliae T4/M genome:
AGAATTTTCAGGCATAGTAGATAAAATCATAAACAGACTGACTGAATTAAATATCTGTTCTGAAGATCTTGTTCTTGTTTTCGATAAGGGTAACAACTCAAAAGATAACATTGAAAAGGTAACCTCAAAAATGAGTTTTGTAGGATCTGCAAAAACAAATCAAGCCGAGGAGCTTCTCGATGTTCCGCTTTCCAAATATGAGTGTTTATACAAGAATTCGAAAGGTAACAAAATTTTTGGATACAGAACAAAACACCAGTTTTACGGAGCAGAATATACAACCGTAATAACCTACAACGAAGGAACTTACAAGCTTCAAAAGAGCACTTATGAAACAAACAAATCAAGAATAATTGATAGTTTGGAGGATCTCCAGAGAAGATTAGAAAGCAGTAAAGGAAAAGAAAGAAACAGGAGCAGCGTAGAACGTGAGGTTGCAGGAATTATTCTGAAAAAATACAATAGCGTTATAAAATATGAAATAATTGATGCTCTGGAAGGGAAGAAAAAGCCTCAGTTAAAGTTCTGGATTGATGAAGAAAACGAAAAAAAGTGCGAAAAGACGTTTGGGAAGAACGTCCTATTTACGGATAAGCAAAAATGGCAAACTAAAAAGATAGTGAAAACATATAACAGTAAGAATCTTGTTGAAGATGATTTTAAACTGTTGAATGATCACTTGCTTGTTCCTGTAGGACCAGTATATCATCACAAGGATGAAAACATTAGAGTTCATGTGTTTTTGGCTATGGCTGGCCTACTTTTCTACAGATACCTGGCATGGGAGACCAAAATGTACGGTTTCTCTTTGAAAAAGCTCATTGAAAAACTGTCTGAGATCAAGATTGCGGTAGTTCAGGAAAAAGAGTCCAAAAAAAGCAAAATTATTGTGGAAGAAATGGACACAAAACAAGCATCGTTATTTTCTTTTCTAAACATGGAAAAATACCTGCCATATTAACAAAATCGTTATTGTCAGGATTATTCTTTTATTAGGCATACACAAACAAAGCCAGAGGATAACGGAAAATCACTCATCTTTGAAAGGTGAGTTAAATGGAATACATTTTTTTCATAATATTTTCAAATCTTGTATTACTGATCGGATGATGACTGATGACCTTCCCATTATAAATAATACAAAATGTTCCGAAAGCACAGGGTGTTTGTTGAGCTTCCTCCGAATCCTTAAGGTCGATCAGGTTAGCCTTTATTTTCAATTTGTTTCTGGCAGTTTCCAAAATAGCATCCACGTTTTTTACTGAGTAAGGACACTGGGCGGAGCGTATGATGGTCAGGCCTTCCTCATATTTCTCCGTATTCGCTGAGATGGTTTTAAACTTCGGATCCGGGGCTTTCGGGTTGAATTTTAAAACCATCAATTCAAAATCAGGTTTAGCCTCATCGACCGGAATAAACCCTTTTTTTAAGAAAATATCTTTCCTGGCCATAAATGGGCCATTTCTTGTAACAACCGCAACGCCCTGCATGTTTGCTTCTTTTGCATCCTTAATGCACTCTTCAATCAAAGAAGACGCATATCCTTTCCCTTTAAACTCGTTTTTGAATCCGACAAAAATGCAATGGATAAATATATATCCTTCTGCATCGACCGGGCGGTGTGCATATTTTCCCGGGATATATTCAAGCATGCCCTGGTAACCGCCTTCTTCTGAGATGATTACTTTTATCCTGAGCCCTTTTGGATAGTATTCTTTAAACCAGTCAATTTTCCTTCTTAACTCAAGGTGCTTTTTTAACTCTTTGTATCCGCAAACACCATACTCAGCAATGTTTTCCGGAGTAAGGTCCATTATTTCCATGTCAGTCATAGAGACACAATCCCACAACTCATTTATTTCGGCTCTTCGCTGTTTCGGGTGTGTAACTTAGATTCATCTCCTGATTGTCAACATCCTGAATGTCAAAACATCATATCTAAAATTTAGAAACACTTATGGTTGAAATCACATTTAAGCGTGATGTTTCTTTTTTTGCCTGGATACTTTCTAACCGAACAATTATTTTCGGCCCGTATGGAGCAGCGAAGAGCCAAATAATTTTTTCAGCCTCCTGAAACTTTTACTTTTTCTGGATTCAATTCTTACCTTATTCTGGAACCGGGTTTTATCTCTTTGTCCGGCATAAGAGCTGCTACAATCGCCCCGCCGTCATCGGCTGCGAGCATCATACCGTTTGACTCAACCCCGCAGAGTTTGACGGGTTTGAGGTTGGCAAGCACAACAACATATTTGCCTACGAGCTCTTCGGGAGTATAATACGAAGCCATGCCTGCTACAAGCTGCCTTGGCTTTTCGTCTCCGATATCCACTTCAACCCTCAGGAGTTTTTTGGACTTCTTTACAGGTTCGACAAAGAGCACCTTTCCCACCCTGATGTCAAGTTTTGCAAAGTCTTCATACTCAATCTGGGGAAGGGTTTCGATCTGAACCTTTTCTTCAGTTTTTGCCACCTCTCCGGCTTTTTTAGCTGCTTTTGGCTCTTCGAAAGGTCCCATTCCTTCGGATTTAGAAGGCTTCTTTTCACCTCCCTTTGCTGCATTTTTCTTTTCATTTGCGGCTTTTACCCTCTGGTTTGCAATCTCTTCCATCTCTCCGATCCTGTCGTCTTCAAGCTTGGTAAAGAGGATTTCAGGCTTTGCAAGTTTCGTGCCTGCCTTCAGGGGAACA
This genomic interval carries:
- a CDS encoding IS1634 family transposase translates to MVFLRKKLVNGKPYWYIVESARVDGKVKTIFQVYLGSAEKILEMKRQCESLPYDKLRSFDYGKLAALLHVNEELGFIDIVNKHTDKKLIDGLSVGEYLLLDVIGKSHGVLSENGIEEWFKKSPLAFMWKFPHKLNCQNFLNQMNYVDLDTMKKIEDDLCRVLVGKGFTPSIMFVDESNWFTYANNYDDESELLHKGYNKKHRKDKNQICVSLAVNEDNIPFIHETYPGNVHDSEEFSGIVDKIINRLTELNICSEDLVLVFDKGNNSKDNIEKVTSKMSFVGSAKTNQAEELLDVPLSKYECLYKNSKGNKIFGYRTKHQFYGAEYTTVITYNEGTYKLQKSTYETNKSRIIDSLEDLQRRLESSKGKERNRSSVEREVAGIILKKYNSVIKYEIIDALEGKKKPQLKFWIDEENEKKCEKTFGKNVLFTDKQKWQTKKIVKTYNSKNLVEDDFKLLNDHLLVPVGPVYHHKDENIRVHVFLAMAGLLFYRYLAWETKMYGFSLKKLIEKLSEIKIAVVQEKESKKSKIIVEEMDTKQASLFSFLNMEKYLPY
- a CDS encoding N-acetyltransferase, which produces MTDMEIMDLTPENIAEYGVCGYKELKKHLELRRKIDWFKEYYPKGLRIKVIISEEGGYQGMLEYIPGKYAHRPVDAEGYIFIHCIFVGFKNEFKGKGYASSLIEECIKDAKEANMQGVAVVTRNGPFMARKDIFLKKGFIPVDEAKPDFELMVLKFNPKAPDPKFKTISANTEKYEEGLTIIRSAQCPYSVKNVDAILETARNKLKIKANLIDLKDSEEAQQTPCAFGTFCIIYNGKVISHHPISNTRFENIMKKMYSI